Proteins from a single region of Buchnera aphidicola (Cinara curvipes):
- the eno gene encoding phosphopyruvate hydratase gives MSKIKKIFAREILDSRGFPTIETEVHLESGHFGCSAAPSGASTGSKEALELRDFDKNRFLGKGVQKAINYVNTDINKELINKQSENQKEIDYLMIELDGTNNKSKFGANAILSVSLSLAKATASEKKIPFYSYISQINNTNNKFSIPLPMINIINGGMHANNNIDIQEFMIQPIGARNIRQAIQMGSEIFHTLGMILKEKGYSTCVGDEGGYAPNLKSNEEALSIISLAVEKTNYRLGEDITFAIDCAASELFDKNTKKYRLKNENKEFTSQEFTHYLEKLTNKYPIISIEDGQNEDDWEGFIYQTKILGNKIQLVGDDLFVTNKKILRKGIKNKVANAILIKFNQIGTLTETLETIYLAKKNNYSVIISHRSGETEDTSIADLSVGTSAGQIKTGSMCRSDRTAKYNRLIKIEESLKKQKKTFKKKLNIFKFKK, from the coding sequence ATGTCAAAAATAAAAAAAATATTTGCTAGAGAAATATTAGATTCACGTGGATTTCCTACTATTGAAACAGAAGTTCATTTAGAAAGTGGTCATTTCGGTTGTTCAGCAGCTCCTTCTGGAGCATCAACGGGGTCTAAAGAAGCTTTAGAATTAAGAGATTTTGATAAAAATCGATTTCTGGGAAAAGGAGTGCAAAAAGCAATAAACTATGTTAATACAGATATAAATAAAGAATTAATAAATAAACAATCAGAAAATCAAAAAGAAATCGATTATTTAATGATTGAGTTAGACGGTACAAATAATAAATCAAAATTTGGCGCTAATGCAATTTTATCTGTATCACTATCTTTAGCAAAAGCAACTGCATCTGAAAAAAAAATACCATTTTATTCTTATATATCTCAAATTAATAATACAAATAATAAATTCTCCATTCCTCTTCCAATGATTAATATTATCAATGGAGGAATGCACGCTAATAATAATATTGACATTCAAGAATTTATGATCCAACCTATAGGAGCAAGAAATATAAGACAAGCCATTCAAATGGGTTCAGAAATTTTTCATACATTAGGTATGATTCTTAAAGAAAAAGGATATTCAACCTGTGTTGGAGATGAAGGAGGATATGCACCTAATTTAAAATCTAATGAAGAAGCATTATCCATAATTAGTTTAGCTGTAGAAAAAACTAATTATAGATTAGGAGAAGATATTACTTTTGCAATAGATTGCGCTGCATCAGAACTATTTGATAAAAATACTAAAAAATATAGACTAAAAAATGAAAATAAAGAATTTACTTCACAGGAATTTACACATTACTTAGAAAAACTAACAAATAAATATCCAATTATATCTATAGAAGACGGACAAAATGAAGATGATTGGGAAGGTTTTATATACCAAACAAAAATTTTAGGAAATAAAATTCAATTAGTTGGAGATGATTTATTTGTTACAAATAAAAAAATATTGAGAAAAGGAATAAAAAACAAAGTTGCTAATGCTATTTTAATTAAATTTAATCAAATAGGAACTCTAACAGAAACATTAGAAACAATTTATTTAGCTAAAAAAAATAATTATTCTGTTATAATATCACATAGATCTGGAGAAACAGAAGATACAAGTATAGCAGATCTTTCTGTCGGGACATCCGCAGGACAAATAAAAACTGGTTCAATGTGTAGATCAGATAGAACAGCTAAATATAATAGATTAATTAAAATAGAAGAATCACTAAAAAAACAAAAAAAAACATTTAAAAAAAAATTAAATATATTTAAATTTAAAAAATAA